In Streptomyces paludis, the genomic stretch CCTATTGGGCGGGTCAGATGCGCGGAGCCCCGGAGGAGACCGCGCTGCCCGTCGACCGGGCCCGGCCCCAACGGTCCACCGGACGCGGCGGCACGGTCGGCGTCGGCCTCTCCGTCGGCACGGCCCGCGCCGTCGCCGCGCTGGCCAGGCAGTCCGCCACCAGCACCTTCATGGTCCTGCACGCCGCGCTGGCGGCGTTGCTGAGCCGGATCGGCGCGGGGGACGACGTCACGATCGGCACACCGGTCGCCGGGCGCACCGATGAAGGACTGGACGGACTCGTCGGCTTCTTCGTCAACACCCTTCCGCTCCGGGTCGGCTTTGACAGCTCGGCCGGCTTCCGCGAGCTGCTGGCCGAGGTACGGGAGACGGATCTTGCCGCGTACGCCCACCAGGAACTGCCCTTCGAACGCCTGGTGGAGGAAGTCCGGCCCAGCCGCTCACTGAGCCGCCACCCGCTCTTCCAGGTCATGCTCACCCTCAACAACACCCGTACGCCTCAGCTCGACCTGCCCGGACTGCACGCCACGATGGACGGCGTCGAGACGGGCGGAGCCAAATTCGACCTGTCGTTCAGCTTCACCGAACGGCCCGGGAGCGACGACGGCGAACGGCTCGACGGCACACTGGAGTACGCCCGCGACCTGTTCGACGAGTCGACGGCACTGCGGATCGCCGACTGGTTCCGCCACCTGGTGGACGCCGCCGTCGCCGAGCCCACGACGCCCGTGCGCGATCTGCCGCTGTACGGCAGCGCGCAGGAGGCGTCACTCATCGGCGACACCGAGGTACCACCCGCCGTCGAGCACACCGTGCTCGACCGTTTCGCCAGGACGGTGGCACGCTCCCGCAGCGGCGACATCGCCGTGAACGCGCCCGACGGCAGGCTGTCCTTCCCCGAACTGGCCGCCCGCTCGGACCGTGTCGCGCGGCTGCTCACCTCGGCGGGCGTCGCGCCCGGCGACGTGGTCGCGGTGCTGCTGCCCCGTTCGACGGACTCGATCGCGTCGCTGCTGGGTGTGCTCAAGGCGGGCGCCGTCTACGCGCCGATCGATCCGGGCCTTCCCGCGGCACGCGTCGAGGCGATCCTCGACGACGCCCGTCCTCGCCTGGTCCTGACGGCGCCGTCCACCGGCGACCTGATCCCGCCGGGGAGTCCCCGGCTGATCCTCGGCGCGGACGAAGGAGCCGGTGAGCCGGTGGACGTGGCCGAGAGCGGAGTTCCGGGTGGCGGCACCGGTCGCCGTACACCCGGCCCCGACGACGCCGCCTACCTCATCCACACGTCCGGATCCACCGGGCGGCCCAAGGGGGTTCTCGTCGCACACCGCTCCCTGGCGCGGCTGCTGGAGCACCACCGGCGGGACCTCTTCGCTCCCGCCGTACGCCGTACCGGCCGGAGCCGGCTCACAGCCGCTCTCACCGCCGCCCTGTCCTTCGACGCCTCGTGGGACCCGGTGCTCTGGATGATCGACGGGCACGAGCTGCACCTGTCCGACGACCTCACCCGGCGCGACCCCGAAGGGCTCGTCACCGCCGTACGCGCACACAGGCTCGATGTACTGGAGACCACGCCCAGCCACGCGCGCCAGCTCCTCGACGCCGGCCTGCTCGACGGTGACCACCGCCCCGCCGTCCTGATCCTCGGTGGAGAGGCCGTACCGCCCGCGCTCTGGGCCGAGTTGCGCGCGGTCCCCGGCCTGGACGCCCGCAACTTCTACGGGCCTACCGAAGCCACCGTCGACACCTTGACCGCCCAACTCGTCCACTCCGAGCGGCCGGTGCTCGGAACGCCCGTCAGCGGAACGCGGATCCGGATCCTCGACGACGGACTGCGGCCCGTACCGACCGGAGTCACCGGGGACCTCCACCTCGCCGGTGACAGCCTGGCCCTCGGCTACCTCGGCCGTTCCGGCGAAACCGCCGCCCGCTTCCTGCCCGACCCCTACGGTCCCCCCGGCACCCGGATGTACCGCACCGGGGATCGCGTACGGAGATCCGCGGATGGGGGAATGGAGTTCGCCGGCCGTACGGACGGCCAGATCAAGGTGCGCGGCTTCCGGGTCGAGACCGGCGAGATCGCCGCCGCACTGCGTGCACACCCCGACGTCGCGCAGGCGGTCGTCGTCCCGGGGCCGGACGGCGCGGACGACGGCGCGGACATCCGGCTCGTCGCCCACCTCGTTCCCGCCGATGCCGACGAGAAGGCAACCCTCGACCTCGCAGCCGTACGCGCGCACGCCGCACGCCACCTGCCCGCCTACATGGTCCCGTCCGCCTGGACGATCCTGCGCACGATCCCGCTCACCGCCAACGGCAAACTCGACCACGCCGCACTGCCCGTCCCAGTCACCGCGCCACGGACCGACGGAACCGCCCGCGGGCCCCGCAACCCCCGCGAGGACATCCTCTGCACCCTCTTCGCCGAAGCCCTCGGCGTCGAACAGGTTCTCATCGACGACGACTTCTTCATGCTCGGCGGTCACTCCCTCCTCGCCACCCGGCTCATCGCCCGGATCCGCGCCACCCTCGGTGTGGAGGTGAGCATCCGCGCGCTCTTCGAGGCGCCAACCGTCGCCGCCCTCGCCGAGCGTCTCCGGGAGGGAAACGGGAACGCCACCGAGGGCAGCTCCCTGACCACGCTGCTCCCGCTGCGCACCACCGGCGCCCGGCCGCCGCTGTTCTGCGTCCATCCGGCGGGCGGCCTCGCCTGGTCGTACGCGGGGCTGCTGCCCCACCTGGACTCCGACCAGCCCATGTACGGTCTCCAGACCCCGAATCTGGACGGCACCGCTCCCTTCCCCGACAGCATGGAGGAGATGGCCGCGGTCTACGTGGCCGAGCTGCGCCGCGTGCAGCCGCACGGCCCTTACCACCTGCTCGGCTGGTCCTTCGGCGGCAACCTCGTCCAGGAGGTCGCCGTACAGCTCCAGGAGGCCGGCGAGCGGGTCGCGCTGCTCGCCATCCTGGACGCGTTCCCGCTCGCGCCCCTCGACGATCTTGACAGCGCCGGCCGCGACACCGTCTTCCGGGCGCTGCTCAGCAACCTGGGCGTCGACGCAGCCGCGCTCGACGGAGCGGCAGCCGTGGACGCGGCCTCCGTGCGCGAGGAGTTCCGCCGCATCGGCAGCCCGCTCGGCGCGCTGGAGCCCGTCACCATCGACGCGATGGTCGACAACTTCGCCGGCCAGGCGCGGCTGATGCGTGTCTACACCCCGCGTGTCTTCCAGGGACCCGCGCTCTTCTTCACCGCCACCGAGGGCCGTCCCCGCGACACCTTCGGCCTCGGCCTCTGGGCGCCGTACATCACCGGCCACATCGAGAACCACGACGTGGCCTGCGCCCACGCGCAGATGATGCAGCCCGCCGCGCGGGAACAGATCGGCGCCACCGTGGCGGCAGCCCTGCGCGCCACACACCACACCACACCAGGAGAAGCGTCATGACAAACCCGTTCGACGACCCCCGCACCCAGCACCGCGTCCTCGTCAACGACGAGGGCCAGCACGCCCTGTGGCCTTCCTTCGCCGCACTCCCGGCCGGCTGGGAAGAGGTCTTCGGCCCGGCAGCCCAAGACGCCTGCCACGACTACGTCGAGCAGAACTGGACCGACCTCACTCCCAGGAGCGCACGCATCGCGGCCGTCTGACCC encodes the following:
- a CDS encoding MbtH family protein, with the protein product MTNPFDDPRTQHRVLVNDEGQHALWPSFAALPAGWEEVFGPAAQDACHDYVEQNWTDLTPRSARIAAV